A stretch of the Bradyrhizobium arachidis genome encodes the following:
- a CDS encoding response regulator transcription factor, with product MADKSPRGEIFVVDDDPAVRDTLSMVLKAAGYEVICFADGAALLSVARNRTPAAILLDVHIPGKSGLDILRELHGEDYPAPIFMISGQGDIAMAVSAIKNGALDFIEKPFRGSEIVSRLDEAIGAYARRQAENASPKFGSLHFPGREPLTRREREVLEQFASGASNKEAGRTLGISPRTIEDHRANIMKKLGARNAADLIRIVMTAAQRAS from the coding sequence ATGGCCGATAAATCCCCTCGTGGCGAGATCTTTGTAGTCGACGACGATCCTGCCGTCCGCGACACCTTATCGATGGTCTTGAAGGCGGCCGGCTATGAGGTGATCTGTTTCGCCGATGGAGCGGCGCTGCTCTCCGTTGCGCGAAACCGCACGCCGGCTGCGATCCTGCTCGACGTGCACATTCCCGGAAAGTCGGGGCTCGACATTCTCAGGGAGTTGCACGGCGAAGACTATCCGGCGCCGATCTTCATGATCTCGGGGCAGGGCGACATCGCCATGGCCGTGAGCGCGATCAAGAACGGTGCGCTCGATTTCATCGAGAAGCCGTTCCGTGGCAGCGAGATCGTCAGCCGGCTCGACGAGGCGATCGGCGCATATGCACGCCGGCAGGCGGAGAACGCCTCGCCGAAATTCGGCTCGCTGCATTTCCCGGGGCGCGAGCCCTTGACCCGGCGCGAGCGCGAAGTGCTCGAGCAGTTCGCCTCCGGTGCGTCGAACAAGGAGGCCGGCCGCACGCTGGGCATCAGTCCGCGCACCATCGAGGATCACCGCGCCAACATCATGAAAAAGCTCGGCGCCAGGAACGCCGCCGACCTGATCCGCATCGTGATGACCGCGGCGCAGCGCGCGTCGTAG
- a CDS encoding hybrid sensor histidine kinase/response regulator: MDDLLREFLTETSESLDTVDNQLVKFEQEPNNAKILDNIFRLVHTIKGTCGFLGLPRLEALAHAGETLMGKFRDGMPVTAEAVTVILSSIDRIKEILAGLEATEAEPEGADRDLIEKLEVMVEQGMAAMAAGHAAPVAEAPPLAPEMPAAGEAKGKEMTQGSLVDQTLERPLRPGEVSLDELERAFRETAIEVPAPVAKVEVKAAPATEAPAPAAKDAAKDTAKDTKALRERAAAKKSMADETLVEGDRVANQSIRVNVDTLEHLMTMVSELVLTRNQLLEISRRNEDTEFKVPLQRLSNVTAELQEGVMKTRMQPIGNAWQKLPRIVRDLSSELGKQIELEMHGADTELDRQVLDLIKDPLTHMVRNSADHGLETPAERLAAGKGEQGTIRLSAYHEGGHIIICIADNGRGLNTEKIRAKALSSGLVSEAELEKMSEAQVHKFIFAPGFSTAAAITSVSGRGVGMDVVRTNIDQIGGTIDIKSVAGEGSSVTIKIPLTLAIVSALIVEAAGDRFAIPQLSVVELVRARANSEHRIERIKDTAVLRLRNKLLPLIHLKKLLKIDDGAASDPENGFIVVTQVGSQTFGIVVDGVFHTEEIVVKPMSTKLRHIDMFSGNTILGDGAVIMIIDPNGIAKALGASGSSAHDMADENAAHHIGNGEQTTSLLVFRAGSSQPKAVPLGLVTRLEELPADKIEFSNGRYMVQYREQLMPLVAMDGVTIAAQGAQPILVFADDGRSMGLVVDEIIDIVEERLNIEVGGSGAGILGSAVIKGQATEVIDVGHFLPMAFADWFTRKEMKPSLASQSVLLVDDSAFFRNMLAPVLKAAGYRVRTAPTAQEGLAALRSQSFDVVLTDIEMPDMNGFEFAEVIRADHNLTAMPIIGLSSLVSPAAIERGRQAGFHDYVAKFDRPGLIAALKEQTATAAGASELSRAAA, encoded by the coding sequence ATGGATGATCTGTTGCGGGAGTTTTTGACGGAGACCAGTGAGAGCCTGGACACCGTGGACAACCAGTTGGTGAAGTTCGAGCAGGAGCCGAACAACGCCAAGATCCTGGATAACATCTTCCGCCTGGTTCACACCATCAAGGGGACCTGCGGCTTTCTGGGCCTGCCGCGGCTGGAAGCGCTTGCGCATGCCGGCGAGACGCTGATGGGCAAATTCCGCGACGGCATGCCGGTGACCGCGGAAGCGGTGACGGTGATTTTGTCGTCGATCGACCGCATCAAGGAGATTCTGGCCGGGCTGGAAGCGACCGAAGCCGAGCCTGAAGGTGCCGACCGCGACCTGATCGAGAAGCTGGAAGTGATGGTCGAGCAGGGCATGGCGGCCATGGCGGCAGGTCACGCTGCTCCCGTTGCCGAAGCCCCGCCGCTTGCGCCGGAGATGCCGGCCGCCGGCGAGGCCAAGGGCAAGGAGATGACCCAGGGCTCGCTGGTCGACCAGACGCTGGAGCGTCCGCTGCGTCCGGGCGAAGTGTCGCTCGACGAGCTCGAGCGCGCCTTCCGCGAGACCGCGATCGAAGTGCCCGCACCTGTTGCCAAGGTCGAGGTGAAGGCCGCGCCCGCCACGGAGGCGCCGGCGCCCGCCGCCAAAGACGCTGCCAAGGACACAGCCAAGGACACCAAGGCGCTCAGGGAGAGGGCCGCCGCCAAGAAGTCGATGGCCGACGAGACCCTCGTCGAGGGCGACCGCGTCGCCAACCAGTCGATCCGCGTCAACGTGGATACGCTGGAGCACCTCATGACCATGGTCTCCGAGCTGGTGCTGACCCGCAACCAGCTGCTTGAGATCTCCCGCCGCAACGAGGACACCGAGTTCAAGGTGCCGTTGCAGCGCCTCTCCAACGTCACCGCCGAGCTGCAGGAAGGCGTCATGAAGACGCGCATGCAGCCGATCGGCAATGCCTGGCAAAAACTGCCCCGCATCGTCCGCGACCTCTCATCCGAACTCGGCAAGCAGATCGAGCTCGAGATGCACGGCGCCGACACCGAGCTCGACCGCCAGGTGCTCGACCTGATCAAGGATCCCCTGACCCACATGGTGCGCAACTCCGCCGACCATGGGTTGGAGACCCCGGCCGAGCGGCTGGCCGCCGGCAAGGGCGAGCAGGGCACCATCCGCCTGTCCGCCTATCACGAGGGCGGCCACATCATCATCTGCATCGCCGACAACGGCCGCGGCCTCAACACCGAGAAGATCAGGGCCAAGGCGCTCTCCTCCGGTCTCGTCAGCGAGGCCGAGCTCGAGAAGATGAGCGAAGCCCAGGTTCACAAGTTCATCTTTGCACCGGGCTTCTCGACCGCGGCGGCGATCACCTCGGTGTCGGGGCGCGGCGTCGGCATGGACGTGGTGCGCACCAATATCGACCAGATCGGCGGCACCATCGACATCAAGAGCGTGGCCGGCGAGGGCTCCTCCGTCACCATCAAGATCCCGCTGACCCTGGCGATCGTCTCGGCCCTGATCGTGGAGGCCGCCGGCGACCGTTTTGCGATCCCGCAGCTCTCGGTGGTCGAGCTGGTGCGGGCCCGCGCCAACTCCGAGCACCGCATCGAGCGCATCAAGGACACCGCGGTGCTGCGCTTGCGCAACAAGCTGCTGCCGCTGATCCACCTCAAGAAGCTGCTCAAGATCGACGATGGCGCGGCCTCCGATCCCGAGAACGGCTTCATCGTGGTGACGCAGGTCGGCAGCCAGACCTTTGGCATCGTCGTCGACGGCGTGTTCCACACCGAAGAAATCGTCGTCAAGCCGATGTCGACCAAGCTGCGTCACATCGACATGTTCTCCGGCAACACCATTTTGGGCGATGGCGCCGTCATCATGATCATCGACCCCAACGGCATTGCCAAGGCGCTCGGCGCCTCCGGCTCCTCGGCCCATGACATGGCCGACGAGAACGCCGCCCATCACATCGGCAACGGCGAGCAGACCACCTCGCTGCTGGTGTTCCGCGCCGGCTCGAGCCAGCCTAAGGCGGTACCGCTCGGCCTCGTCACCCGTCTGGAGGAGCTGCCCGCCGACAAGATCGAGTTCAGTAACGGCCGCTACATGGTGCAGTACCGCGAGCAGCTGATGCCGCTGGTGGCCATGGACGGCGTCACCATCGCCGCCCAGGGCGCGCAGCCGATCCTGGTGTTTGCCGATGACGGCCGCTCCATGGGCCTCGTGGTCGACGAGATCATCGACATCGTCGAGGAGCGGCTCAACATCGAGGTCGGCGGCTCAGGCGCAGGCATTTTGGGCTCGGCCGTGATCAAGGGCCAGGCCACCGAGGTGATCGACGTCGGCCACTTCCTGCCGATGGCCTTTGCCGACTGGTTCACCCGCAAGGAGATGAAGCCGTCGCTGGCCTCGCAGTCGGTGCTGCTGGTCGACGACAGCGCCTTCTTCCGCAACATGCTGGCGCCGGTGCTCAAAGCCGCCGGCTACCGGGTCCGCACCGCGCCGACCGCGCAGGAGGGCCTCGCCGCGCTGCGTTCGCAAAGCTTCGACGTGGTGCTGACCGACATCGAGATGCCCGACATGAACGGGTTCGAGTTCGCGGAAGTTATCCGCGCCGACCACAATCTCACCGCGATGCCGATCATCGGGCTCTCGTCGCTGGTGTCGCCGGCGGCGATCGAGCGCGGTCGTCAGGCCGGCTTCCACGACTATGTCGCCAAGTTCGACCGTCCCGGCCTGATCGCGGCGCTGAAGGAGCAGACCGCGACCGCGGCCGGCGCCTCCGAGCTCAGCCGGGCTGCGGCCTGA
- a CDS encoding response regulator yields the protein MKTCLVVDDSSVVRKIARRILEGLEFQVTEAEDGSKALEICQQQLPDAVLLDWNMPIMDGFEFMGHMRRLPGGDQPKVVFCTTENNVAHIAQALSGGANEYIMKPFDKDIIADKFAEVGLIPVGQAFA from the coding sequence ATGAAGACATGTTTGGTCGTCGATGATTCAAGCGTCGTGCGCAAGATCGCGCGTCGAATCCTGGAAGGCCTCGAGTTCCAGGTGACCGAGGCCGAGGACGGCTCGAAGGCGCTCGAGATCTGCCAGCAGCAGCTCCCCGACGCGGTGCTGCTCGACTGGAACATGCCGATCATGGATGGCTTCGAGTTCATGGGGCACATGCGGCGCCTGCCCGGCGGCGACCAGCCCAAGGTGGTGTTCTGCACCACCGAGAACAACGTCGCTCATATCGCCCAGGCACTCAGCGGCGGCGCCAACGAATACATCATGAAGCCGTTCGACAAGGACATCATCGCCGACAAGTTTGCCGAGGTCGGCCTGATCCCGGTCGGACAAGCGTTTGCCTGA
- a CDS encoding chemotaxis protein CheW — protein sequence MSSKTQSAEGAMVEYVTAMIGGQLFGLPISRVQDVFMPERVTRVPLSSREIAGVLNLRGRIVTVVDMRARLGLPRPEDGKIPMAVGVDLRGESYGLMIDQIGEVLRLPEDGKEENPVNLDPRMAKLAGGVHRLDGQLMVVLDVDRVLELETKVQMAA from the coding sequence ATGAGCAGCAAGACCCAATCCGCCGAAGGCGCCATGGTCGAATACGTCACCGCGATGATCGGCGGGCAGTTGTTCGGCCTGCCGATCTCCCGCGTCCAGGACGTGTTCATGCCGGAGCGCGTCACCCGCGTGCCGTTGTCCTCGCGCGAGATCGCGGGCGTGTTGAACCTGCGCGGCCGCATCGTCACCGTGGTCGACATGCGCGCCCGGCTCGGCCTGCCGAGGCCGGAGGACGGCAAGATCCCGATGGCGGTCGGCGTCGACCTGCGCGGCGAATCCTACGGCCTCATGATCGACCAGATCGGCGAGGTGCTGCGCCTGCCCGAGGACGGCAAGGAGGAAAACCCCGTCAACCTCGACCCCCGCATGGCCAAGCTCGCAGGCGGCGTCCACCGCCTCGACGGCCAGCTCATGGTCGTCCTCGACGTCGATCGCGTCCTCGAACTCGAAACCAAAGTGCAGATGGCCGCGTGA
- a CDS encoding protein-glutamate O-methyltransferase CheR: protein MTPTEYEYLRKFLRDHSGLDLSADKQYLIESRLLPLARKSNLSGIGELVQKLQAGSSALITSVVEAMTTNETFFFRDKVPFDHFRETIMPEILKARAARKSVRIWCAAGSTGQEPYSLAMALKEMGAALTGWRVEIIATDLSQEVLEKSKAGIYSQFEVQRGLPIQMLVKYFKQTGEAWQINPELRAMIQHRQLNLLHDFSQLGTFDVIFCRNVLIYFDQDTKINIFNRLARQIEGDGFLVLGAAETVVGLTDTFRPIAERRGLYKPNDARTAGAKPAAATMVPRTPVMAGLRA from the coding sequence GTGACCCCGACCGAGTATGAGTATCTGCGTAAGTTCCTGAGGGATCATTCAGGTCTCGACCTGTCCGCAGACAAGCAATATCTGATCGAAAGCCGCCTGCTGCCGCTGGCGCGCAAGTCCAACCTGTCCGGCATCGGCGAGCTGGTGCAGAAGCTCCAGGCCGGCTCCAGTGCGCTGATCACCAGCGTGGTCGAAGCCATGACCACCAACGAGACCTTCTTCTTCCGCGACAAGGTCCCGTTCGATCACTTCCGCGAAACCATCATGCCCGAGATCCTCAAGGCGCGTGCGGCCCGCAAGAGCGTGCGGATCTGGTGCGCTGCCGGTTCGACCGGCCAGGAGCCCTATTCGCTGGCGATGGCGCTGAAGGAAATGGGCGCGGCGCTGACCGGCTGGCGCGTCGAGATCATCGCCACCGACCTTTCGCAGGAGGTCTTGGAGAAATCCAAGGCCGGCATCTACAGCCAGTTCGAGGTGCAGCGCGGCCTGCCGATCCAGATGCTGGTCAAGTACTTCAAGCAGACCGGCGAGGCCTGGCAGATCAATCCCGAGCTGCGGGCGATGATCCAGCACCGCCAGCTCAACCTGCTGCACGACTTCTCGCAGCTCGGCACGTTCGACGTGATCTTCTGCCGCAACGTGCTGATCTATTTTGACCAGGACACCAAGATCAACATCTTCAACCGCCTCGCCCGGCAGATCGAGGGTGACGGCTTCCTGGTGCTGGGCGCCGCGGAAACGGTGGTCGGACTGACCGACACTTTCAGGCCGATTGCGGAGCGGCGCGGCCTTTACAAGCCCAATGATGCGCGCACAGCGGGCGCCAAGCCCGCCGCCGCCACCATGGTGCCCCGCACGCCGGTCATGGCGGGGTTGCGCGCATGA
- a CDS encoding PilZ domain-containing protein, producing MSEDGKGVERVTFSRGYDVCIMAIDGTWRRDCKLNAISDTDAILTVEGSIQGLNLKEFFLLLSSTGLAYRRCELVRVNGAEMDIQFLRGKNKKKRGAAAGHDATV from the coding sequence ATGAGCGAAGATGGCAAGGGCGTAGAACGTGTGACCTTCAGTCGCGGCTATGATGTCTGCATCATGGCCATCGACGGAACCTGGCGTCGCGACTGCAAGCTCAACGCCATTTCCGACACCGACGCGATCCTGACCGTCGAGGGATCGATCCAGGGCTTGAATCTGAAGGAGTTCTTCCTGCTCCTGTCATCGACCGGGCTCGCCTACCGCCGCTGCGAGCTCGTGCGCGTGAACGGCGCCGAGATGGACATCCAGTTCCTGCGTGGCAAGAACAAGAAGAAGCGCGGCGCCGCCGCCGGTCACGACGCAACGGTCTGA
- a CDS encoding response regulator, with amino-acid sequence MPRSSFSSIPSNLLDATERRALQLLVVDDDATQRSLISVAAKQAGHEVTVAPSVADAIGKLRSARFDCVTLDLVLEDGDGIDVLREMAEAKFAGSVIVISGMDGPRRSAARRFARSVGIELQSLPKPLDLAALRISLANLGKTAMGLPATHTWGGVAANAIVERHRA; translated from the coding sequence ATGCCAAGAAGTTCCTTCTCCTCCATCCCATCAAACCTGCTGGACGCGACCGAACGCCGCGCATTGCAGCTCCTCGTGGTCGACGACGACGCCACGCAGCGCAGCCTGATCAGCGTCGCGGCCAAGCAGGCCGGCCACGAGGTGACGGTGGCGCCGTCGGTTGCGGATGCGATCGGCAAGCTTCGCAGCGCGCGGTTTGACTGCGTCACGCTCGACCTCGTCCTGGAGGATGGCGATGGCATCGACGTGCTGCGCGAGATGGCGGAGGCGAAGTTCGCGGGCTCCGTGATCGTGATCAGCGGCATGGACGGTCCGCGCCGCTCTGCCGCCCGCCGCTTTGCCCGCTCGGTCGGCATCGAGCTCCAGAGCCTGCCGAAGCCGCTCGATCTCGCAGCCCTGCGCATCAGCCTCGCCAATCTCGGCAAGACGGCGATGGGGCTGCCCGCGACCCATACCTGGGGCGGCGTGGCCGCGAACGCGATCGTGGAACGTCACCGCGCCTGA